A single Thermoanaerobacterium sp. RBIITD DNA region contains:
- a CDS encoding AAA family ATPase has translation MIWTERKKQWNSLKNYYQAFRKEDKAYHKRYAFTKNMKLLVSTNVENIKKLKEKDIDVALSKTSAQLKLDTKKYDTVIKDNIDIRELNFNNVIDIKDYAKDIKTDIKLFKQEVISVYSQKGGLGKTTLVKKFSESFQKTLKVLIIDLNFSDGGSDLSYMLNLPVIPHLGMYLKDRSKKSFIENLVYYKDNIYVMQSPPKINLIDDITDKDIIDIITYARSEFDIILLDLPNSKNSFVMTALEQSTKIVVLSSGYPSELKRIKENLNGLNYIVVFKKPVQGYSEIANTLNMAYIKVNDLDVSFILPKILKG, from the coding sequence GTGATTTGGACAGAAAGAAAAAAGCAGTGGAACAGTTTAAAGAATTATTATCAAGCTTTTAGAAAGGAGGATAAGGCATACCATAAAAGGTATGCCTTTACTAAAAATATGAAACTTTTAGTGTCAACTAATGTTGAAAATATAAAAAAACTTAAAGAAAAGGATATTGACGTTGCTTTGTCAAAAACATCTGCACAATTAAAGCTTGATACCAAAAAATATGATACTGTAATTAAAGATAACATTGATATTAGAGAGTTAAATTTTAACAACGTTATAGACATTAAAGATTATGCAAAGGATATTAAAACTGACATAAAGCTTTTTAAGCAAGAAGTCATTTCTGTGTATTCTCAAAAAGGTGGTTTAGGAAAAACAACTTTGGTAAAAAAGTTCTCGGAAAGTTTTCAAAAGACATTAAAAGTCTTGATAATAGACTTAAATTTTTCTGATGGCGGTTCTGATTTGAGCTATATGCTTAATCTTCCTGTTATTCCTCATTTAGGAATGTATTTAAAGGACAGAAGCAAAAAAAGTTTTATAGAAAATCTCGTTTATTACAAAGACAATATATATGTGATGCAGTCTCCGCCTAAAATCAATTTGATAGATGACATAACAGATAAAGACATTATAGACATTATAACCTATGCAAGAAGTGAGTTTGACATAATACTGTTGGATCTGCCTAACAGCAAAAATTCTTTTGTTATGACGGCTTTGGAACAATCTACGAAAATTGTGGTTCTTTCATCAGGCTATCCTTCTGAATTGAAACGTATTAAAGAAAATTTGAATGGATTGAATTATATTGTTGTTTTTAAAAAACCTGTGCAAGGATATAGTGAAATTGCGAATACGCTAAATATGGCTTATATAAAGGTTAATGATCTTGACGTATCTTTTATTTTACCAAAAATATTGAAAGGGTGA
- a CDS encoding ATPase, T2SS/T4P/T4SS family, producing the protein MLINPYEVDLDKAQDVDIKEISDKFTYEKSKVINDYSSNRISESALDNEIIAFLAERKISSEKLKDVKDMLFGYGILQPYIDDPDITDTLVNDPETIFIKKYGNKMKVNKSFKSEQELLKYCQKIVAMNGGTINQNQAQAVVTDRLRNLRIVVSLPPIAAKSPTICIRKPSASQSLLNLEKSGMFDGNTRERLKQMVKNYKTIIIAGKGGSGKTTLMGALINEIPLNDRALLIQETMEIVPKHPDIITQLVRISDNPEVKNYTLFDLTRAALLQSLDRIFIGEMKDKEAFDFFNAVYTGHKGSMATIHANSADEVINRLLYLMSRADSDMKEDTLREMLENSLDVVIFLEKYKIKEIKELR; encoded by the coding sequence GTGCTAATAAATCCTTATGAAGTAGATTTAGATAAAGCTCAAGATGTTGACATAAAGGAAATATCTGACAAATTCACTTACGAAAAATCAAAAGTAATAAACGACTATTCCAGCAATAGGATCAGTGAAAGTGCATTAGACAATGAAATTATTGCGTTTTTAGCAGAAAGGAAAATATCAAGCGAAAAATTAAAAGATGTTAAGGATATGCTTTTTGGATATGGTATATTGCAGCCTTATATTGATGATCCAGATATTACTGATACATTAGTTAATGATCCTGAAACAATATTTATAAAAAAGTACGGAAATAAAATGAAGGTAAATAAAAGCTTTAAGAGTGAACAGGAACTATTGAAATACTGTCAAAAAATAGTTGCAATGAACGGCGGTACAATAAATCAAAATCAAGCACAGGCGGTTGTAACAGACAGATTAAGAAATTTGAGGATTGTAGTTAGTCTGCCTCCTATCGCTGCGAAATCACCTACTATCTGCATTAGAAAGCCTTCTGCGTCACAAAGCTTGTTAAATTTAGAGAAGTCAGGAATGTTTGATGGAAACACAAGAGAACGCTTAAAACAAATGGTAAAAAACTACAAGACAATAATTATAGCTGGCAAAGGCGGTTCAGGCAAAACTACTTTAATGGGTGCATTAATTAATGAAATTCCTTTAAATGACAGAGCGTTGTTGATACAGGAAACAATGGAGATCGTACCAAAGCATCCAGATATAATAACACAGTTAGTCAGAATATCAGATAATCCTGAAGTCAAAAATTATACATTGTTTGATTTGACACGTGCAGCATTGTTACAGAGCCTTGACAGGATTTTTATAGGTGAAATGAAAGATAAAGAAGCTTTTGACTTTTTTAATGCCGTTTATACAGGACATAAAGGTTCAATGGCAACAATACACGCTAATTCAGCAGACGAAGTTATAAACAGACTTCTTTATTTGATGAGCAGAGCCGATTCAGATATGAAAGAAGATACGTTAAGAGAAATGCTTGAAAATTCACTTGACGTAGTAATATTCCTTGAAAAATATAAAATCAAGGAAATAAAGGAGTTGAGATGA
- a CDS encoding C39 family peptidase, which produces MSKNIRKIVVLALFFLIIFSEAFAYQLTFVDQSLENCTTVSSNYIDVLQTIKQGNSYIIKNLENGTQLTVINSNKQEYLGTFLFLKQGIKKYILPFDYEYIYKEYQEAGFTSIPDITVLNTRTYDWYVDQGFTGKYNDSNCGPATTLMALRWVYPNTKITVEQEREEIHPDGSWWWTYDIYNYLKKNKVDAAYKHINDAKDLQNIIDDGNIAILDINPIKISKGYNRIGDIYPTDTGHFIVLMGYAKAGNNTYFEIFDPASYGQKSDNIPIRQGRYYISNELLNAINARWPYAIVLTALRHK; this is translated from the coding sequence ATGAGTAAAAATATAAGAAAAATTGTAGTTTTAGCTTTGTTTTTTCTGATAATCTTTTCAGAAGCTTTTGCATACCAATTGACATTTGTAGATCAATCTTTAGAAAATTGCACTACAGTTTCGAGTAATTATATCGATGTTTTACAAACAATTAAACAAGGAAATTCGTATATTATAAAAAATTTGGAAAACGGAACTCAACTAACAGTAATTAATAGTAATAAACAGGAATATTTAGGAACTTTTTTGTTTTTAAAACAAGGTATAAAAAAATATATTTTGCCATTTGATTATGAGTATATCTATAAAGAATATCAAGAAGCAGGTTTTACAAGTATTCCAGATATAACTGTACTTAATACTCGTACTTATGATTGGTACGTGGATCAAGGCTTTACAGGAAAATACAACGATTCTAATTGTGGTCCTGCAACAACCCTAATGGCATTAAGATGGGTCTATCCAAATACAAAAATAACGGTAGAACAAGAAAGAGAAGAAATACATCCAGATGGATCGTGGTGGTGGACGTATGATATATACAATTATTTAAAGAAAAATAAGGTAGATGCAGCTTATAAACATATAAATGATGCTAAAGATCTACAAAATATTATAGATGATGGAAATATTGCAATATTAGATATAAATCCAATCAAAATATCAAAAGGGTATAATAGAATTGGAGATATTTATCCGACTGATACAGGACATTTCATAGTATTAATGGGATATGCAAAAGCTGGCAATAATACTTATTTTGAAATATTTGATCCTGCAAGCTATGGGCAAAAGTCTGACAATATTCCTATAAGGCAAGGTAGATATTATATATCAAATGAATTATTAAATGCAATAAATGCTAGATGGCCATATGCAATAGTACTGACTGCTCTCCGCCACAAGTGA
- a CDS encoding RcpC/CpaB family pilus assembly protein, translating into MKKTYMMFISAVLAILIVGGEYVYLTGQQKTVNVVVATQDIMPNESLQGKTAIVKAYSTAGNVLNSPKGYAAVKIKKGSLITDEMVKDQSYNSDLKKVSVKVDLTSAVTGYVKQGSYVDIGFEPKQNNGQPSSLQPGIILKHVQVLTLLDNNGQEIGHSTNAYANSTPASVVLLMSDDDAVKLKNYESQGSIYFIAY; encoded by the coding sequence GTGAAAAAAACATACATGATGTTCATTTCAGCAGTTTTAGCAATCTTGATAGTAGGAGGTGAATATGTTTATCTTACAGGGCAACAAAAAACTGTTAATGTGGTCGTAGCAACACAAGACATAATGCCTAATGAATCTTTGCAAGGCAAAACCGCTATTGTAAAAGCTTATTCAACAGCAGGAAATGTGCTTAACAGTCCTAAAGGCTATGCAGCAGTTAAAATAAAAAAAGGTTCTTTAATAACTGATGAAATGGTAAAAGATCAATCGTATAACAGTGATTTAAAAAAGGTTTCCGTAAAGGTTGATTTAACAAGTGCAGTAACAGGTTATGTCAAACAAGGTTCCTATGTTGATATAGGCTTTGAGCCTAAACAAAACAACGGACAGCCTTCGTCATTACAGCCAGGAATTATATTAAAGCATGTACAGGTTCTTACGCTTCTTGATAATAACGGACAAGAGATAGGACACAGTACAAACGCTTATGCTAATTCCACTCCTGCAAGTGTGGTTCTTCTAATGTCAGATGATGATGCTGTTAAACTTAAAAATTATGAAAGTCAAGGCTCAATATACTTTATAGCTTATTAA
- a CDS encoding A24 family peptidase — protein sequence MNILFSIPVVLLTAYAAYTDIKRKEIDDWVSIVIVVYGFIVNSILDRSKLIESLFYAFVIFVSLYLVYLITNGSIGGGDVKLLTALAFYFSDKIVVLLFLSSVIAFLYGIVKGIKEKTYLKTETVFAPAIFAATVLTIPLMKVIM from the coding sequence GTGAACATACTTTTTAGCATACCTGTAGTGCTTCTGACGGCTTATGCAGCTTATACAGACATAAAAAGAAAAGAAATAGATGATTGGGTGTCAATAGTCATTGTCGTTTATGGTTTTATTGTTAACTCAATTTTGGATCGTTCAAAATTAATTGAAAGTTTGTTTTATGCATTTGTAATATTTGTATCACTATACCTTGTATATTTGATTACTAACGGCAGCATTGGCGGTGGTGATGTTAAACTTCTTACGGCTTTAGCTTTTTATTTTTCTGATAAGATTGTTGTATTGCTGTTTTTGTCAAGTGTTATTGCTTTTTTATATGGAATTGTGAAAGGCATTAAAGAAAAGACATATTTGAAAACTGAAACAGTTTTTGCACCTGCAATTTTCGCTGCAACAGTGCTTACCATACCGTTGATGAAGGTGATAATGTGA
- a CDS encoding flagellin, producing the protein MSLTGLLKKSKKGSAEIVAFAILLIFIVVAAGPQIKQLGQTVVNGVSNTNTQVQQTLGTH; encoded by the coding sequence ATGAGTTTAACAGGTTTACTCAAGAAATCAAAGAAAGGCTCTGCTGAAATAGTTGCCTTTGCAATACTCTTAATCTTTATAGTAGTTGCAGCAGGACCACAGATTAAGCAGCTTGGTCAGACAGTTGTTAATGGCGTTTCAAATACCAATACACAAGTGCAACAAACATTAGGTACTCATTAA
- a CDS encoding AAA family ATPase produces MLISIFSPKGGVGKTTLTLSLAECMSKEKKTCAVEFDFSPGDFPATLDVDKNKNILKAINFGIKETIQRPYKQNFDVIAGGYPDTHEKIDSDKLNKLIDELVNEYEVAIFDIQPGLIKNSVDILKRSDKILIIMEDKIPVSVRTARILNWGMLNSTIDINKVHILVNMAKGNLKNIPDNIVEYIVPYLGNKITFQSNVLLKQMLGLVDVILERDKKGLFKKSRKTIDIKDIEKFVQEKTQEVVEDDNFEELNITIDNNKNVAVIQSEEKEACNLVYIKTNIESLNNVLKNEMSNNENIGGITDDFDKCSIAIVSASSKEEIDKLVDSNKNLVIFLSPNRNDLKEYALKKGIKYVYAGECSISDIVYATENMIGKSQEENYNIAPNNIQNSADEIKSENEPDTRLEINPEIKQPDAMTLEEITVLVGNYVEKRINEEKSKMTAEINNLRQENEQLKESLELKNKEIEALKSDLDRKKKAVEQFKELLSSF; encoded by the coding sequence TTGCTAATATCAATATTTTCACCAAAAGGTGGAGTAGGAAAAACAACTTTAACATTGTCGCTGGCAGAATGTATGTCAAAGGAGAAAAAAACATGTGCAGTGGAGTTTGACTTTTCTCCTGGCGATTTTCCTGCAACATTAGATGTTGATAAAAACAAAAATATATTAAAAGCAATTAATTTCGGTATAAAAGAAACAATTCAAAGACCTTATAAGCAAAACTTTGATGTAATTGCAGGCGGTTATCCAGATACGCATGAAAAAATAGATTCAGATAAACTTAATAAGCTTATAGATGAACTTGTTAATGAATATGAAGTTGCTATATTTGATATACAGCCAGGCTTGATAAAAAACAGTGTAGATATTTTAAAACGTTCAGACAAAATTTTAATAATCATGGAAGATAAGATACCTGTATCAGTTAGAACTGCACGGATACTTAATTGGGGGATGTTAAACAGCACAATAGATATAAATAAAGTTCATATACTTGTAAATATGGCAAAAGGAAATTTAAAAAATATTCCTGATAATATTGTAGAATATATTGTTCCTTATCTTGGTAATAAAATTACATTTCAATCCAATGTACTATTAAAGCAAATGTTAGGACTTGTGGATGTGATTTTAGAGCGTGACAAAAAAGGTTTATTCAAAAAATCACGTAAAACAATTGATATTAAAGACATAGAAAAATTCGTACAGGAAAAAACACAGGAAGTTGTTGAAGATGACAATTTTGAAGAATTAAATATCACCATTGATAATAATAAAAATGTTGCTGTTATTCAGAGTGAAGAAAAGGAGGCATGCAATTTGGTATATATCAAAACAAATATTGAATCGCTTAATAATGTATTAAAAAATGAAATGTCAAATAATGAAAATATAGGAGGTATAACTGATGACTTTGACAAATGCAGTATTGCTATAGTATCAGCAAGTTCAAAAGAAGAAATTGACAAACTTGTTGATAGCAATAAAAATCTCGTAATTTTCTTGTCACCAAATAGAAATGATTTAAAAGAATATGCACTTAAAAAAGGCATTAAATACGTGTATGCTGGTGAATGTTCTATTTCTGATATTGTTTATGCAACAGAGAATATGATTGGCAAATCACAAGAAGAGAACTACAATATTGCGCCTAATAATATTCAAAATAGCGCAGACGAAATAAAATCAGAAAATGAACCAGACACACGATTAGAAATAAATCCAGAAATAAAGCAGCCAGATGCTATGACATTGGAAGAAATAACTGTATTAGTTGGCAACTATGTGGAAAAAAGAATTAATGAAGAAAAAAGCAAAATGACTGCTGAAATAAATAATTTGCGTCAGGAAAATGAACAATTAAAAGAAAGTTTGGAACTAAAGAATAAAGAAATTGAGGCATTAAAGAGTGATTTGGACAGAAAGAAAAAAGCAGTGGAACAGTTTAAAGAATTATTATCAAGCTTTTAG
- a CDS encoding SurA N-terminal domain-containing protein: MKKIIITLLAIIAFAGGYLVYYNSLPVANVNGEKITVYEFKKALSKTEQKIQGVKNQKINGKTFKEIYKEQLLNNMINKKLMLNKSLKEGIKGKNDTDIINKLIAKKTSYVGVSDDEIKKYYEQHKNDYVYADIYRIDLKNEKDADNVLNMLNKGSNFSDLAKKYSIDTATKDNGGYVGNLPLSQYSATINYNLKSNGVVEVKLISGIYEIVKVDNIGTKSLDDIKDSIKETLLDVKKQNALKDFTYNLRKTAKISINNSLLNNVK, translated from the coding sequence TTGAAAAAGATAATAATTACTTTGCTTGCTATTATTGCTTTTGCAGGTGGCTATCTGGTATATTACAATTCACTGCCTGTTGCAAATGTAAATGGAGAAAAAATAACTGTTTATGAGTTTAAAAAAGCATTAAGCAAGACAGAACAAAAAATTCAAGGTGTTAAAAACCAAAAGATTAATGGAAAGACGTTTAAAGAAATATATAAGGAACAATTATTAAACAACATGATAAATAAAAAGTTGATGCTTAATAAGTCACTTAAAGAAGGAATTAAAGGAAAAAATGACACTGATATAATAAATAAACTGATTGCAAAAAAAACAAGTTATGTAGGTGTATCTGATGATGAAATTAAAAAGTATTATGAACAGCATAAAAATGACTATGTATACGCAGATATATATAGGATAGATTTAAAAAATGAAAAAGATGCAGACAATGTTTTAAATATGCTAAACAAAGGCAGTAATTTTTCTGACTTGGCTAAAAAGTATTCAATAGATACTGCAACGAAAGATAATGGCGGTTATGTAGGAAATCTTCCATTAAGTCAATATTCTGCAACAATAAATTATAATTTAAAGTCTAATGGTGTGGTAGAAGTAAAACTTATTTCAGGCATATATGAGATAGTAAAAGTTGATAATATAGGAACAAAATCGCTTGATGATATTAAAGATTCTATAAAAGAAACACTTCTTGATGTAAAAAAACAAAATGCACTTAAAGATTTTACTTACAATTTAAGAAAAACCGCAAAGATTTCAATTAATAATTCTCTGTTAAATAATGTAAAGTGA
- a CDS encoding flagellin has protein sequence MNLTNLLKKSKKGSAEIVAFAILLIFIVVAAGPQIKQLGQTVVSGVTNTNTQVQQTLGTN, from the coding sequence ATGAATTTAACAAATTTACTCAAAAAATCAAAGAAAGGTTCTGCGGAGATAGTTGCTTTTGCAATACTTTTGATCTTCATTGTAGTTGCAGCAGGACCACAGATTAAGCAGCTTGGTCAGACAGTAGTATCAGGTGTAACAAACACTAACACACAGGTACAACAGACTCTTGGCACAAATTAA
- a CDS encoding flagellin, with protein MNLTNLLKKSKKGSAEIVAFAVLLIFIVVAAGPEIKKLGQTVVSGVTSTNTQVQQTLGTY; from the coding sequence ATGAATTTAACAAATTTACTCAAAAAATCAAAGAAAGGTTCTGCTGAAATAGTCGCTTTTGCAGTACTTTTAATCTTCATTGTGGTAGCAGCAGGACCAGAGATTAAAAAACTGGGTCAGACAGTGGTATCAGGTGTAACAAGCACTAACACGCAAGTACAGCAGACTCTTGGCACATATTAA
- a CDS encoding Ig domain-containing protein, with product MKIISTLKEKKKYFIVSLIILLFVIILIFAYASSSLTLTATPNSQGNYIHLQWNVPDSTQPYTYMLYMKKPGDSGFQTIPAKSQVKVLNVYPPSAYTISFSGNWTRASGYGYNSQYGYESTNHTNKSTSSTSLTVNMPSSGTISFWYMVSSETNYDFIHFYIDGQEKLENSGNLGWQQVSFSVSAGQHTFTWSYTKDISVSSYNDTAYIDNVSITGIGTFTFESSDSLQIGGQIPNITFTNWQGQTYTLPKSASLKMWMEQPNSDDPKGYGKGLISVDAVSITDFNNNPNAYLKNTDGSWKYDVVYFGAWDNNNGFDLSASAENMVETFIQNGRGILLGHDTIAHAVSLPYNATPFEQNFQKLAQYLNIQEVPSQYNGMAPPQLPNTYQTWGSTKVTISKKGLLTNYPWQIGDVGTILSVPYTHTGFEIANGDIWLRFADIEPFIAYDINGSPYYPNIGWTDSIINAWQQNPALNMNWYLTTWNNTAMIQTGHSNGDATPDEQKILANTLFYLAQVTDQTSWDDHMGQDVTSPDKPKITNIQKNGNNINITLSDNDEGTTYSYYVEATGMNNGTKIDSNTVTTTITSGIKGYSVVIDNNPNTVPDNTIDTTSSNFSTTYSGSNFYVHVKAIDNAGNVSDVYTYCYSKPFITAIPVPSQNAIQLNWGINDTSQTYLYMVYKKDVNDSEFQTIPVKDHLKVLNVYPYIPILQDWMNNYGQGKISVDSVSIDTFNSNPSIIWNYDVAVFGFADSNNSKDINIQAKNELTNYIESGRGVLFGHDTIRVFALPNFTSLDTFINMQSFDSSSGIPWVNGYMNDGVAGNNWSGHSLVRITKKGLLTNYPWQIGDVGTDLVVPYTHDVYQVANGDIWMKFVDQNDPNMTNNANFYLTTWNNTAMIQTGHSIYPGVPPSQYATEDEQKLIANTIFYLGQVTTDTSWLDHSAQDLTPPDTVSGITASQKDNQINISWNVPKDNGNTYEYYVQATGNSDNLKRLSDTVSATITTGIKGYSYVIDQNPNTEPDNTIDTTLNNITVSINKEGTYYIHIKAIDNAGNASQTATYQFFVQSPITISTNMQTTYAAGQAIKVNITTTGPVYRVTAQMWYSSNEYSSTGITDLVGGNGSWHTRQSSSEGYDTVVIIPKNTPDGTYNIIITAYAKYPDGTTDTKSITIPITVKGSIYDYYHSEINN from the coding sequence GTGAAGATTATAAGTACATTAAAAGAAAAGAAAAAATATTTTATAGTATCTTTAATTATTTTATTATTTGTTATAATTTTGATTTTCGCTTATGCAAGTAGTAGTCTAACATTAACTGCAACGCCTAATTCACAAGGAAATTATATTCATTTGCAGTGGAATGTACCTGATAGTACACAACCATATACCTATATGTTGTATATGAAAAAACCTGGAGATTCAGGATTTCAAACAATACCTGCAAAAAGTCAAGTTAAAGTTTTGAACGTATATCCACCTTCTGCTTATACAATATCATTTTCAGGAAATTGGACAAGAGCAAGTGGATATGGGTATAACAGTCAATATGGATACGAAAGTACTAATCATACAAATAAATCAACTTCTTCAACATCATTAACAGTAAACATGCCATCATCAGGAACAATATCTTTTTGGTATATGGTTAGTAGTGAAACTAATTATGATTTTATTCACTTCTATATTGACGGGCAGGAAAAACTTGAAAACAGTGGTAATTTGGGCTGGCAACAAGTATCATTTTCTGTATCAGCAGGACAGCATACATTTACATGGTCGTATACAAAAGATATATCAGTAAGCAGTTATAATGATACTGCTTATATTGACAATGTCAGTATAACAGGTATAGGTACTTTTACATTTGAAAGTTCAGACTCACTGCAAATAGGTGGGCAAATACCTAATATCACATTTACAAACTGGCAAGGACAAACATATACATTGCCAAAGTCAGCAAGTTTAAAGATGTGGATGGAACAGCCTAATAGTGATGATCCCAAAGGTTATGGCAAGGGTTTAATAAGTGTTGATGCAGTATCTATAACAGATTTTAATAATAATCCTAATGCTTATCTTAAAAATACTGATGGCTCTTGGAAATATGATGTTGTATATTTTGGTGCCTGGGATAATAATAATGGTTTTGATTTAAGTGCTTCTGCTGAAAATATGGTAGAAACATTTATACAGAATGGCAGAGGCATATTATTAGGACATGATACCATTGCTCATGCTGTTAGTTTACCATATAATGCAACTCCATTTGAACAGAATTTCCAAAAATTAGCACAATACTTAAACATTCAGGAAGTACCGTCACAATATAACGGTATGGCACCACCGCAACTACCTAATACTTATCAAACATGGGGTAGTACAAAAGTAACTATCAGCAAAAAAGGTTTGCTTACCAATTATCCGTGGCAAATTGGCGATGTTGGAACTATTTTAAGTGTACCATATACACATACAGGTTTTGAAATTGCTAATGGCGATATATGGTTAAGATTTGCTGATATAGAACCTTTTATTGCTTATGATATTAATGGAAGTCCATATTATCCTAATATAGGTTGGACAGATTCTATTATAAATGCATGGCAGCAAAATCCTGCACTGAATATGAATTGGTATCTTACAACATGGAACAATACAGCCATGATTCAGACAGGTCATAGTAACGGTGATGCAACACCTGATGAACAAAAAATACTTGCAAATACTTTATTTTACCTTGCACAAGTAACAGACCAAACAAGTTGGGATGATCACATGGGACAAGATGTAACATCACCAGATAAACCTAAAATAACGAATATCCAAAAGAATGGTAATAATATTAATATTACTCTTTCTGATAATGATGAAGGCACAACATATAGTTATTATGTAGAAGCAACTGGAATGAACAATGGTACAAAAATAGATTCTAATACGGTAACAACCACAATAACATCAGGTATAAAAGGTTATTCAGTCGTAATAGATAATAATCCTAATACTGTTCCTGATAATACTATTGATACAACAAGTTCCAACTTTTCAACCACATATTCAGGAAGTAATTTTTATGTACACGTAAAAGCTATTGATAATGCAGGTAATGTATCTGATGTATATACGTATTGTTATTCAAAACCATTTATTACAGCAATTCCAGTGCCTTCTCAAAATGCTATACAGCTCAATTGGGGCATAAATGATACTTCGCAGACATATTTATACATGGTATATAAGAAAGATGTTAATGATTCGGAATTTCAAACTATACCTGTTAAAGATCACTTAAAGGTTTTAAATGTATATCCTTATATACCTATATTGCAAGATTGGATGAATAATTACGGACAAGGTAAAATATCAGTTGATAGTGTGTCGATTGATACTTTCAATAGCAATCCTTCGATTATATGGAATTATGATGTTGCTGTTTTTGGATTTGCTGATAGCAATAATTCTAAAGATATAAATATTCAAGCAAAAAATGAATTGACAAATTATATTGAAAGTGGGAGAGGTGTCCTATTTGGGCATGATACGATTAGAGTTTTTGCATTGCCTAATTTTACTTCATTAGATACATTTATTAATATGCAATCTTTTGATAGTTCAAGTGGGATACCTTGGGTTAACGGATATATGAATGATGGTGTTGCTGGAAATAATTGGTCAGGACATTCGCTGGTTAGAATCACAAAAAAAGGACTTTTAACCAATTATCCTTGGCAAATTGGAGATGTTGGAACTGATCTTGTGGTACCTTATACACATGATGTATATCAAGTAGCTAATGGTGATATATGGATGAAGTTTGTAGATCAAAATGATCCTAATATGACGAACAATGCTAATTTTTATCTAACAACGTGGAACAATACAGCTATGATACAGACGGGACATAGTATTTATCCAGGTGTACCTCCATCACAATATGCTACTGAAGATGAACAAAAACTAATAGCAAATACTATATTTTATCTTGGGCAAGTAACAACAGATACAAGTTGGTTAGACCATTCAGCTCAAGACTTGACACCTCCTGATACAGTTAGTGGTATAACAGCATCACAAAAAGACAATCAGATTAATATTAGTTGGAATGTTCCGAAAGATAATGGAAACACATATGAGTATTATGTGCAGGCGACAGGTAATTCTGATAATTTAAAAAGACTATCCGACACAGTAAGTGCAACAATTACAACAGGTATAAAAGGTTATTCTTATGTAATAGATCAAAATCCTAATACAGAGCCTGATAATACTATAGATACAACATTAAACAATATAACAGTATCTATTAATAAAGAAGGAACATATTATATTCATATAAAAGCAATAGATAATGCTGGCAATGCTTCTCAAACAGCAACATACCAGTTTTTTGTACAATCACCAATAACAATATCAACTAATATGCAAACAACTTATGCAGCAGGTCAGGCAATAAAAGTTAATATAACGACAACAGGACCAGTGTATAGAGTAACAGCACAAATGTGGTATTCATCAAATGAATATTCTTCTACTGGTATAACTGATCTTGTAGGTGGTAATGGAAGTTGGCATACAAGACAAAGCAGTTCTGAAGGGTATGACACAGTAGTAATAATTCCTAAAAATACTCCAGATGGAACGTATAATATAATCATTACGGCGTATGCAAAATATCCTGATGGAACAACGGACACAAAGTCAATAACAATACCAATAACGGTAAAAGGATCGATATATGATTACTACCATAGCGAAATTAACAATTAA
- a CDS encoding flagellin has product MSLTGLLKKSKKGSAEIVAFAILLIFIVVAAGPQIKQLGQTVVSGVTNTNTQVQQTLGTN; this is encoded by the coding sequence ATGAGTTTAACAGGTTTACTCAAGAAATCAAAGAAAGGCTCTGCTGAAATAGTTGCCTTTGCAATACTTTTGATCTTCATTGTAGTTGCAGCAGGACCACAGATTAAGCAGCTTGGTCAGACAGTAGTATCAGGTGTAACAAACACTAACACACAGGTACAACAGACTCTTGGCACAAATTAA